From Candidatus Nealsonbacteria bacterium CG07_land_8_20_14_0_80_39_13, one genomic window encodes:
- the raiA gene encoding ribosomal subunit interface protein, whose amino-acid sequence MRIITKATNIKSSGALNAYIEEKMGSLKKFLNLLEEDEKGFSAPGGKEKPTAEIWVEIEKTTDHHLQGEIFRAEAQLKLPGRGLRAKATSGDLKLAINETKNELERQLKKYKDKYIAKVKKGARKIKEEVLPNLKG is encoded by the coding sequence ATGCGTATCATAACCAAAGCGACAAATATCAAATCAAGCGGAGCTCTTAATGCTTACATTGAGGAGAAAATGGGTTCTCTAAAAAAATTTTTAAATTTACTTGAGGAAGATGAAAAGGGTTTTTCAGCTCCAGGCGGGAAGGAAAAGCCGACAGCAGAAATATGGGTGGAGATTGAAAAGACAACAGATCATCATTTGCAGGGGGAAATTTTCAGAGCCGAAGCTCAATTGAAACTGCCGGGGCGGGGATTGAGGGCGAAAGCAACTTCAGGGGATTTGAAATTGGCCATCAATGAAACAAAAAACGAATTGGAAAGACAGCTGAAAAAATACAAAGATAAATACATCGCTAAAGTGAAAAAGGGAGCCAGAAAGATCAAAGAAGAAGTCCTCCCCAATTTGAAAGGTTAA
- a CDS encoding UDP-N-acetylenolpyruvoylglucosamine reductase yields the protein MMNMEELKGIKKNVLLKDHTTFRIGGPAKYFFVAETKEELIRAISWAKENSIPFFILGGGSNTLVRDEGYEGIVIKIQMSNIKCQIKSKIQISNCFVTAGAGASLARLVSEAAKNGLTGIEWVAGVPGTVGGAIRGNAGAFGGCMADNVKTVEILKISNSKIETVILNKKECGFSYRDSLFKHNGNLIILSAEIELRKGSKEEIEKQAKKTEEHLEHRRNFQPLIYPSAGSIFKNPTAGPPKFSQSEKLWRAGALIERCGLKGKTIGQAQISEKHANFIINLGGAEAKDVIALIDLVKKEVKEKFNIVLEEEVVML from the coding sequence ATGATGAATATGGAGGAATTAAAGGGAATCAAAAAAAATGTTTTATTGAAAGATCACACCACTTTCAGAATTGGCGGTCCGGCTAAGTATTTTTTTGTTGCCGAAACAAAAGAGGAATTGATCAGAGCGATAAGTTGGGCCAAGGAAAACAGTATTCCATTTTTTATTCTTGGAGGCGGGAGCAATACGCTGGTGAGAGATGAAGGATATGAGGGGATAGTTATTAAAATCCAAATGTCAAATATCAAATGTCAAATCAAATCCAAAATTCAAATTTCAAATTGTTTTGTTACGGCTGGGGCGGGAGCGTCTTTGGCGAGATTGGTCAGCGAGGCGGCTAAAAATGGGTTGACCGGCATAGAATGGGTGGCTGGGGTGCCGGGGACAGTCGGGGGAGCTATCAGGGGCAATGCAGGAGCGTTTGGAGGCTGTATGGCAGATAATGTCAAAACCGTAGAAATATTAAAAATCTCAAATTCCAAAATTGAAACTGTAATTTTAAATAAAAAAGAGTGCGGATTTAGTTATAGAGATAGCCTATTTAAACATAATGGGAATTTGATAATTCTTTCAGCGGAGATTGAATTAAGGAAAGGCAGTAAAGAAGAAATAGAAAAACAGGCAAAAAAAACAGAAGAGCATCTTGAGCATAGAAGAAATTTTCAGCCCTTAATTTATCCGTCAGCCGGCAGTATTTTTAAAAATCCAACAGCCGGCCCGCCCAAATTTTCGCAAAGCGAAAAATTGTGGCGGGCAGGAGCTCTGATTGAAAGATGCGGACTGAAGGGGAAAACAATCGGCCAGGCTCAAATTTCAGAAAAGCACGCTAATTTTATAATCAATCTTGGAGGAGCGGAAGCGAAAGACGTTATAGCTCTTATTGATTTGGTAAAAAAGGAAGTTAAGGAAAAATTTAATATAGTACTTGAAGAAGAGGTGGTTATGTTATAA